From one Pan troglodytes isolate AG18354 chromosome 13, NHGRI_mPanTro3-v2.0_pri, whole genome shotgun sequence genomic stretch:
- the LOC470659 gene encoding large ribosomal subunit protein uL14-like, producing the protein MSLSLPVGAAVNCADNTGAKNLYIISTKGIKGRLNRLPAADVGDMVMNTVKKGKPELRKRVSSAVVISQQKSYWRKGGMFPYFEDNAGVIANNKSEMKSSAITGPVAKKRVDL; encoded by the coding sequence ATGTCCCTGAGTCTCCCGGTAGGAGCTGCGGTCAACTGTGCTGACAACACCGGAGCCAAAAACCTGTATATCATCTCCACGAAGGGGATCAAGGGACGGCTGAACAGACTTCCCGCTGCTGATGTGGGGGACATGGTGATGAACACAGTCAAGAAAGGCAAACCAGAGCTCAGAAAAAGGGTATCTTCAGCAGTGGTCATTTCACAACAGAAGTCATACTGGAGAAAAGGTGGCATGTTTCCTTATTTTGAAGATAATGCAGGGGTCATAGCAAACAATAAAAGTGAGATGAAAAGTTCTGCCATTACAGGACCGGTAGCAAAGAAGCGTGTAGACTTGTGA